GAATTCCTGGGAGTGGAGTGGATACCACCGGAAAAGATCCTTGCGCAGGCTTTGCCCTTGCTGGATAAATTTCCGGTGCGGTTCTGTAAAGTGGGCATTGTGGCACATCCGGGTATTTTGCTGGAAGTGTTACCTGCACTGCGGAATGCAAGACCGGGTATTCAATTCATTTTAGATCCTGTGCTGAAGGCTTCTGCGGGTTATGTATTCCACACGGCGGTTTTTTCACAATGGGAGCAGGTGTTGGATCATATCGCTTTGCTTACGCCCAATTATGAAGAAGCGATTGCGATGAGCGGATTGCCTTGCGGGGAAAGTGCTGCGCGGAAAATGGCTTCCAGGTGTGCTGTTCTTTTGAAAGGTGGGCACAGGCCGGATAAGCCGGGATGGGATAGTTTATTTTGGGGAAATGAACTGGCCGATTTTGCTCCTGTGGCTACAGATGTGCCGGCTAAACATGGTTCCGGTTGCGTGCTGTCTGCTGCCATCACGGCTTCACTGGCTAAGGGTTTGAGTCTGGTTGATGCTTGCAAGGCCGGGAAGGATTATACGTTACGGTATTTGCAGAGTAGTGAAGGGTTATTGGGGCATCATGTTTTTAACAACGGCAGTGCGCTATCGGGCTGCTAAATGTTTTTTGTTTTTAATGCCGGTAATATGTCATCTTATCGCTGCCGGTGGTTTTTTATTTTTCTAACAACGCTATCATGGAACGTCTTTTATACATCTCTCAAACTCCTCACCTGGAAAATATTCGTGCGGCCTGCGAAGCGGGTTGCCGTTGGATACAGTTGCGGGTTAAACAGTCCCGCAGTAAAACAGGAGTGCAACCGGAAGATGATGCACAATGGGTGAAAGACCTGCTGTATAACCAGCAACTGGAACTAGCTATCGATGCCAAAAAAATCTGTGATGAATTCGGCGCAAAATTATCTATCAATGATAAGCCTGCTATTGCTTCTCAGGTGAATGCTTACGGCGTGCATGTAGGAAAACTGGATGTGCCGGTAGTAGCAGCACGCAGTATTGTTGGTACACAAAGTTGCTTAGGCGGAACAGCTAACACACTGGATGATGTGCTGGCGCATATCCGCGATGGTGTGGATTATGTGGGTGTGGGGCCTTTCCGGTTCACCACCACTAAAGAAAATCTCAGTCCTATCCTGGGCCTGGAAGGATACCGGCAGTTGATGACCGTTATTGGCAATAAAGTTCCCGTGATCGCTATCGGGGGCATATTGCTGGAAGATATTCCCGCGCTGAAGGAAACAGGTGTATATGGCGTAGCCGTTTCTGGTCTTATTACCAATACCATCGATAAAAAAGAGATGATACAAAAAATCAAAGCTATATGGAACCACTGATCATAGCAGGCAGAACTTTTCAGAGCCGCCTTTTTACTGGTACGGGTAAATTCGGTTCGGGTGTGCAAATGGAGAAGGCTTTGCTGGCTTCCGGCACAGAGCTGGTGACTGTTGCACTGAAACGTATTGATACCGCCAATGCCGGGAAAGATGATATGCTGGGGCATCTGCGATATACTCATATGCATTTGCTGCCCAATACTTCCGGCGTGCGCACTGCGAAAGAAGCTGTGTATGCTGCGCAACTTGCACGCGAAGCTTTGGAAACCAACTGGATCAAACTGGAAATACATCCTGATCCGAAATATCTTTTACCTGATCCTGTTGAAACGCTGGAAGCAACTATAGCATTGGTGAAGCTGGGATTTGTAGTGTTGCCTTATATCCATGCGGACCCTGTTATCTGCAAACGGCTGGAAGAAGCGGGTGCTGCTGCTGTGATGCCTTTGGGTTCTCCTATAGGAAGTAACAAAGGGCTGCGTACCCTGGATTTCCTGGAGATCATCATTGCACAGAGTAATGTGCCGGTGATTGTAGATGCAGGAATTGGAGCTCCTTCTCATGCTGCACAGGCGATGGAATTAGGAGCAGCTGCTGTGTTGGTGAATACGGCGATTGCTGTGGCAAGGAATCCGGTGAGGATGGCGGATGCATTTAGGATGGCTGTGATTGCAGGAAGGGAAGGGTATGAGGCAGGATTAGGGATTGTGAGTAGCGGGCATGCGAGTGCAAGTAGTCCTTTGTTGTCTTTTTTGGATGAGTAAAACAGGGGCTGGAAGCCTCTTTTTAAAGGAAAGGGTTTCTTCATTTGAATGAGTGAAGGCCCTTCTTTGTAAATAAAACCGTTGCTTCTTTCCTGTTGAATAAAACTACGTTTATGTCTTTCGAAAATATTTTCCGTCAATATAGCTGGAACGATGTTAAGCAGGCCATCTACGCGAAAACCGCGCGGGATGTGGAAATGGCCTTGGCTTCCAAACACCGCAGCCTGGATGATTTTATGGCCCTCATCTCCCCTGCTGCCATTCCTTACCTGGAACAAATGGCGCTGATGAGTCAGCAGCTTACGCAGCAGCGTTTCGGTAAAATCATTCAGTTGTATGTTCCGCTTTATCTTTCCAACGAATGCCAGAACATCTGTACTTACTGCGGGTTCAGCTATGATAATCCTATCCGGCGTAAAACCCTCAGCGGCAGAGAGATCATGGAAGAGATAATGGCCATCCGGCAAATGGGTTATGAGCATGTGTTACTCGTTACCGGTGAAGCCAACCAAACAGTAGGCATGGATTACTTCAAAAAAGTATTCCCTTTGATCCGGCAGCACTTTGCGCAGATCTCCATGGAGGTGCAGCCGATGGATACTGAAGATTATGCAGCATTGATCCCCT
This DNA window, taken from Chitinophaga niabensis, encodes the following:
- a CDS encoding hydroxymethylpyrimidine/phosphomethylpyrimidine kinase, which encodes MEPYVMSLAGLDPTGGAGLLADIKTFEAHRLNGLGVCTALTAQTDDEFLGVEWIPPEKILAQALPLLDKFPVRFCKVGIVAHPGILLEVLPALRNARPGIQFILDPVLKASAGYVFHTAVFSQWEQVLDHIALLTPNYEEAIAMSGLPCGESAARKMASRCAVLLKGGHRPDKPGWDSLFWGNELADFAPVATDVPAKHGSGCVLSAAITASLAKGLSLVDACKAGKDYTLRYLQSSEGLLGHHVFNNGSALSGC
- a CDS encoding thiamine phosphate synthase; amino-acid sequence: MERLLYISQTPHLENIRAACEAGCRWIQLRVKQSRSKTGVQPEDDAQWVKDLLYNQQLELAIDAKKICDEFGAKLSINDKPAIASQVNAYGVHVGKLDVPVVAARSIVGTQSCLGGTANTLDDVLAHIRDGVDYVGVGPFRFTTTKENLSPILGLEGYRQLMTVIGNKVPVIAIGGILLEDIPALKETGVYGVAVSGLITNTIDKKEMIQKIKAIWNH
- a CDS encoding thiazole synthase, with amino-acid sequence MEPLIIAGRTFQSRLFTGTGKFGSGVQMEKALLASGTELVTVALKRIDTANAGKDDMLGHLRYTHMHLLPNTSGVRTAKEAVYAAQLAREALETNWIKLEIHPDPKYLLPDPVETLEATIALVKLGFVVLPYIHADPVICKRLEEAGAAAVMPLGSPIGSNKGLRTLDFLEIIIAQSNVPVIVDAGIGAPSHAAQAMELGAAAVLVNTAIAVARNPVRMADAFRMAVIAGREGYEAGLGIVSSGHASASSPLLSFLDE